One segment of Ipomoea triloba cultivar NCNSP0323 chromosome 12, ASM357664v1 DNA contains the following:
- the LOC115999280 gene encoding probable leucine-rich repeat receptor-like protein kinase At1g35710: MMRISIFTLLFHILCLLLALNTAPLHANKEEAEALLQWKINGLSSSSSTSLLDSWSVNNLTNVCSWEGIICNSASSVSELNLPHGNIRGTLDSLAFSSLPNLTRINLNNNILSGVISSAISSLLKLTFLDLSNNNFTGVIPVEVGQLTQLRYFSCFRNFLEDVIPFEISNLTNLRYLDLGVNNLKTPDWSKFHAMPLLSHLNLRANDFTLDFPEDLITSCPNLSYLDLSKNHFTGQIPVSVFSKLQKLEHLDLGNNFFRGLFPISLTNLSSLKFLRLSYNNISGTIPHEIGSITRLQVLKLYNNSFLGNIPPSIGSLKHLQYLFLGYNFLTGELPPSLSNISKLVKLDLSSNMLSGELVPHLIANWTQLTFLYLDSNNFSGRIPSEISLLTQLQYLVLSWNQLSGCIPSNIGNLKTLSKLHLEKNNLSGRIPSTIGNLSELVLLQLSDNFLSGSIPLEVGHLTSLSGVYINSNLLHEPADTLSIFCNVTSLLYLSLGVNKMNGLIPKCFGNTSLNFLDLAENQFHGGIPESLCNACYLQFLALSSNNMSGVIPKCVGNFSNQLLVLYLDQNNFDGPMHREFCSSSTPFTILTLSDNSLSGVIPPCLGNLSTTLSKLDLSMNNFHGNIPAQVTIGDALHELNLDHNEFEGPLPRTLINCTHLQVLDVGNNRLNDSFPHWLDALPHLVVLVLRSNHFHGVIRNPTTRHPFPMLRVFDLSNNHFTGPFPGYYLLHFTGITSKTSSDLQDQKPP; the protein is encoded by the exons ATGATGAGAATATCCATTTTCACTCTTCTTTTTCACATCCTTTGTTTGCTGCTTGCACTAAACACCGCACCCTTACATGCAAATAAAGAAGAAGCTGAAGCTCTCTTACAATGGAAGATCAATGGCctatcatcttcatcatctacTTCTTTACTAGATTCCTGGTCTGTCAACAACCTCACAAATGTGTGCAGTTGGGAGGGCATCATCTGCAACTCCGCTAGTTCTGTTTCAGAGCTGAATCTTCCTCATGGAAACATCAGAGGTACACTTGATTCACTTGCTTTTTCCTCACTTCCTAATCTTACTCGCATCAatctcaacaacaatattttgaGCGGAGTGATATCATCTGCTATCTCCAGCCTCCTTAAGCTCACTTTTCTGGACTTGAGCAATAACAACTTCACGGGGGTAATACCTGTAGAGGTTGGGCAGTTGACACAGCTCAGGTACTTTAGTTGTTTCAGAAACTTTCTCGAGGATGTGATTCCTTTTGAAATTAGCAATCTTACAAACCTGAGGTACTTGGATCTGGGAGTGAATAATCTGAAAACTCCGGATTGGTCTAAATTCCATGCTATGCCTTTGTTGTCGCATCTCAACCTCCGTGCTAATGACTTCACTTTGGATTTTCCAGAAGACTTGATAACAAGTTGCCCAAACCTGTCTTACCTTGACTTGTCAAAAAACCATTTTACCGGCCAAATTCCAGTGTCTGTATTTTCCAAACTACAGAAGCTGGAGCATCTTGATCTTGGTAACAATTTCTTCCGAGGACTTTTTCCTATTAGTCTTACTAACTTGTCCAGTCTTAAATTTCTTCGCCTTTCATACAACAACATTTCTGGTACAATTCCACATGAAATTGGCTCCATCACCCGTCTTCAAGTACTGAAATTGTACAATAATTCATTTCTTGGGAATATTCCACCTTCCATCGGAAGCCTGAAACATCTTCAATACCTATTTCTAGGGTATAACTTTCTAACAGGGGAGTTGCCTCCTAGCTTGTCAAATATTTCCAAACTAGTTAAGTTAGATCTATCTTCCAATATGCTTTCAGGTGAGTTAGTACCACACCTCATTGCCAACTGGACACAATTAACTTTCTTGTATCTAGATAGCAATAATTTCTCTGGAAGAATCCCCTCTGAAATTAGTTTATTGACACAACTTCAATATCTTGTCCTGTCTTGGAACCAGCTTTCAGGTTGCATTCCCTCAAACATTGGGAATTTAAAAACGTTGTCTAAACTTCACCTTGAGAAAAACAACCTCTCTGGTCGAATTCCTTCAACCATTGGAAATTTGTCAGAGCTTGTTTTGCTACAGCTTTCAGATAACTTTCTTAGTGGATCAATACCACTAGAAGTTGGACATTTAACATCACTATCTGGTGTTTACATAAATTCCAACTTGCTTCATGAACCTGCAGATACCTTATCAATCTTTTGCAATGTCACGTCCCTTTTATACCTCTCTCTAGGTGTCAACAAAATGAATGGACTTATTCCAAAATGCTTCGGAAACACAAGTCTAAATTTTCTGGATCTTGCTGAGAATCAGTTTCATGGAGGTATTCCAGAATCACTGTGCAATGCATGCTACCTTCAATTTCTTGCCTTGTCAAGTAACAACATGAGTGGAGTAATTCCAAAGTGTGTGGGAAATTTTAGCAATCAACTCTTAGTCTTGTATCTTgaccaaaataattttgatGGGCCAATGCATAGAGAGTTTTGTAGTAGTTCAACTCCTTTCACAATCCTAACCTTATCTGATAATTCTTTGAGTGGTGTTATTCCTCCATGTTTGGGAAATCTAAGCACAACTTTGTCAAAACTCGATTTAAGCATGAATAACTTTCATGGAAACATTCCAGCACAAGTGACAATTGGTGATGCTCTCCATGAACTCAACTTGGATcataatgaatttgaagggcCTTTACCTCGCACTCTCATCAACTGTACTCATCTCCAAGTTCTAGATGTTGGAAACAACAGGCTGAATGACTCATTCCCACACTGGTTAGATGCTCTTCCACATTTGGTAGTGCTTGTCTTAAGATCAAATCATTTTCACGGAGTGATACGCAATCCTACCACTAGGCATCCATTCCCTATGTTGCGGGTTTTTGATCTCTCCAACAATCACTTCACCGGACCTTTTCCTGGATATTATTTGCTGCATTTTACTGGTATTACAAGTAAAACTAGTTCTGATCTACAA GATCAGAAGCCTCCGTGA